One window from the genome of Hyalangium ruber encodes:
- a CDS encoding acyl carrier protein, which translates to MELLERIGKALRVAGMAELPSSPSEELATYGMDSLMMVLTVAALEKEFSLRISGRDFSEEVFRDLDSLAGWLRRLGVS; encoded by the coding sequence ATGGAGCTGCTGGAACGAATCGGCAAGGCGCTGCGCGTCGCGGGCATGGCGGAGCTTCCCTCCAGCCCGTCCGAGGAGCTGGCCACCTACGGCATGGACAGCCTGATGATGGTGCTCACCGTGGCGGCCCTGGAGAAGGAGTTCTCGCTGCGCATCTCCGGTCGTGACTTCTCCGAGGAGGTCTTCCGGGATCTCGACTCGCTGGCGGGCTGGCTGCGGCGGCTGGGCGTGTCATGA
- a CDS encoding SDR family NAD(P)-dependent oxidoreductase, with protein sequence MRVLITGGSSDIGRSIARRRLALGDEVVVTASSEQSLEETLARYRAEGLEVRGVVLDLAAPAASEPALARLLEQGLQGLVLNAWTRRPPLYRFHELPQEALEADVTANLMGNLWLLRRVLPSMVEARWGRIVFISSISTVNGAGRYGAYVLCKSALEGLMRNLAVDYGAFNVLSNTVRLGIFKTERTKKYWSRQRYVERMSAVIPQGEFGSPEHVGEVLDPLLSAHAYTNGAVLDVTGGLPMFRMEGVLRP encoded by the coding sequence ATGAGGGTGCTCATCACCGGAGGCAGCTCCGACATCGGGCGCTCCATCGCCCGCCGTCGGCTGGCGCTGGGAGACGAGGTGGTTGTCACCGCCTCCTCGGAGCAGTCCCTGGAGGAGACGCTGGCCCGCTACCGCGCGGAAGGGCTGGAGGTGCGCGGGGTGGTGTTGGACCTCGCGGCGCCCGCCGCCAGTGAACCGGCGCTCGCGCGGCTGCTAGAGCAGGGCCTCCAGGGGCTGGTGCTGAACGCGTGGACTCGGCGGCCGCCCCTCTACCGCTTCCACGAGCTGCCCCAGGAGGCGCTCGAGGCGGACGTCACCGCCAACCTCATGGGCAACCTCTGGCTGCTGCGCCGGGTGCTGCCCTCGATGGTGGAGGCCCGCTGGGGCCGCATCGTCTTCATCTCCAGCATCTCCACCGTCAACGGCGCGGGGCGCTACGGCGCCTATGTCCTGTGCAAGTCCGCGCTGGAGGGGCTGATGCGCAACCTCGCGGTGGACTACGGCGCCTTCAACGTCCTGTCCAACACCGTGCGGCTGGGCATCTTCAAGACGGAGCGGACGAAGAAGTACTGGTCCCGGCAGCGCTACGTGGAGCGGATGAGCGCCGTCATTCCCCAGGGCGAGTTCGGCTCCCCCGAGCACGTGGGCGAGGTGCTGGACCCGCTGCTCTCCGCGCACGCGTACACCAACGGCGCGGTGTTGGACGTCACCGGCGGTCTCCCGATGTTCCGGATGGAAGGAGTGTTGCGACCATGA
- a CDS encoding 3-oxoacyl-ACP synthase III family protein — MSFLRPTEPVYLLGPKSWLPERVVTNQDVLDWMGTRARPSWITHRTGVEQRRWVAEEQACSDVAAAAASRLLEDYRIDRERIAQLLLATVSGDYPTPPTSPLVLPKLGLDRVGVLDLSAACAGFTSAVHMGAALTAATGSDQLVIAADIRSKFLNREDLATTALFGDGGASCLVSRLPEQADFQFVASELAADPSMADIIAIRAGGSRLPHHQNPDPTKVFLKMEHGATLFMKGVDNMSNGATSLLRRLEMTVDDVDWFVPHQANLHLIRAVTDKLGADRAKVVETVQFTGNTSGASVGIALSHLKEHLPLRPGQSVLLISAGAGGASACALLRSL; from the coding sequence ATGAGCTTCCTGCGCCCTACGGAGCCGGTATACCTGCTCGGCCCCAAGTCCTGGCTGCCCGAGCGCGTCGTCACCAACCAGGACGTGCTCGACTGGATGGGGACTCGCGCGCGTCCCAGCTGGATTACCCACCGCACGGGCGTCGAGCAGCGGCGCTGGGTCGCCGAGGAGCAGGCCTGCAGCGATGTCGCCGCCGCCGCGGCCTCTCGCCTGCTGGAGGACTACCGCATCGACCGGGAGCGCATCGCCCAGCTCCTGCTGGCCACCGTGTCCGGCGACTACCCCACCCCGCCCACCTCGCCCCTGGTCCTCCCCAAGCTGGGGCTCGATCGCGTCGGTGTGCTGGACCTGAGCGCCGCCTGCGCCGGCTTCACCAGCGCCGTCCACATGGGCGCGGCGCTCACGGCGGCCACTGGTAGCGATCAGCTCGTCATCGCCGCCGATATCCGCTCCAAGTTCCTCAACCGCGAGGACCTGGCGACCACCGCCCTGTTCGGCGACGGCGGCGCGAGCTGCCTGGTGTCCAGACTCCCCGAGCAGGCGGACTTCCAGTTCGTGGCGAGCGAGCTGGCGGCTGACCCTTCCATGGCCGACATCATCGCTATCCGCGCCGGTGGCTCCCGGCTGCCGCATCACCAGAACCCGGACCCCACGAAGGTCTTTCTCAAGATGGAGCACGGGGCCACGCTGTTCATGAAGGGCGTGGACAACATGTCCAACGGCGCCACCTCGCTCCTGCGCCGCCTGGAGATGACCGTGGACGATGTGGACTGGTTCGTCCCCCACCAGGCCAACCTGCACCTCATCCGCGCGGTGACCGACAAGCTGGGCGCGGACCGCGCCAAGGTGGTGGAGACGGTGCAGTTCACCGGCAACACCTCAGGCGCCAGCGTGGGCATCGCGCTCTCGCACCTCAAGGAGCACCTGCCGCTGCGCCCAGGGCAGAGCGTCCTGTTGATCTCCGCGGGCGCGGGTGGGGCCTCCGCCTGCGCGCTGCTGCGGAGCCTGTAA
- a CDS encoding class I adenylate-forming enzyme family protein produces MSAVYAFTRADAATALLLGTEAVSFEALRQEVEERKARLAGLPPGVAILRAHRSRAFIASFLALYEAGIPLAVFAPEWTSTEVEVRRKGLGCCFELNESLTSGWRSVSGVTQHHPDTALVLFTSGSTGAPRAVQLSRRNIEANVAAVLASLDFAAAPMQTLFLPLSYSFGLLGQLLPALSAGLPTTLLGNLVELKALLEEGKLVGMISGVPSHYEALLRLLGAGPEGTQGVTHVVSAGAALSLPLRQRLLQAFPASRIYTNYGQTELSPRVLCLRSDHPAFLSSATGFPVGTLAVKLTGEGELCVRGEQVMLGYLGAPEATREKVEDGWLRTGDIAELGPDGLVTLLGRNDDLLKVGGERLSPFEIEAALRELPGVEDAAVWGQEDPLYGTTLTAFLQLRPSSSCPAKRELRQTLRGSLSPHKIPTEFYRVEQLPRTSNGKLQRARLVEALQPEQRIN; encoded by the coding sequence ATGAGCGCCGTGTACGCATTCACCCGAGCAGATGCCGCGACAGCTCTTCTTCTCGGCACCGAGGCGGTCTCCTTCGAAGCCCTGCGGCAGGAGGTCGAGGAGCGCAAGGCCCGCCTCGCGGGACTGCCCCCGGGAGTGGCCATCCTGCGCGCCCACCGGAGCCGGGCGTTCATCGCCAGCTTCCTGGCCCTCTATGAAGCGGGCATTCCCCTGGCCGTGTTCGCGCCGGAGTGGACCTCCACGGAGGTGGAGGTAAGGCGGAAGGGGCTGGGGTGTTGCTTCGAGCTGAATGAATCCTTGACCAGCGGGTGGCGCAGTGTGTCCGGAGTGACCCAGCACCACCCGGACACGGCGCTCGTGCTGTTCACCTCCGGGAGCACGGGGGCTCCGCGCGCGGTGCAGCTCTCGCGGCGGAACATCGAGGCGAACGTGGCCGCGGTCCTGGCCTCCCTGGACTTCGCCGCGGCGCCCATGCAGACCCTCTTCCTTCCGCTCTCGTACTCCTTCGGGCTGCTGGGACAGTTGCTCCCGGCGCTGTCGGCGGGCCTTCCCACCACGCTGCTCGGCAACCTGGTGGAGCTCAAGGCGCTGCTGGAAGAGGGGAAGCTGGTGGGGATGATCAGCGGCGTTCCCTCCCACTATGAGGCGCTGCTGCGCTTGCTGGGCGCCGGGCCTGAGGGTACCCAGGGAGTGACACATGTGGTCTCGGCCGGCGCGGCGCTGAGCCTTCCCCTGCGCCAGCGCCTGTTGCAGGCGTTTCCCGCGAGCCGCATCTATACGAACTACGGCCAGACGGAACTGTCGCCGCGCGTGCTGTGTCTGCGCAGCGATCATCCCGCCTTCCTGAGCAGCGCCACCGGCTTTCCCGTGGGCACCCTGGCCGTGAAGCTCACGGGCGAGGGCGAGCTCTGCGTGCGAGGCGAACAGGTGATGCTGGGCTATCTCGGAGCCCCCGAGGCCACGCGCGAGAAGGTCGAGGATGGGTGGTTGCGCACCGGAGACATCGCGGAGCTGGGACCCGACGGCCTGGTGACGCTCCTGGGCCGCAATGACGACTTGCTCAAGGTAGGGGGCGAGCGTCTGAGCCCGTTCGAGATCGAAGCGGCGCTGCGTGAGCTGCCGGGCGTGGAGGACGCCGCCGTCTGGGGGCAGGAGGACCCGCTGTATGGGACCACGCTCACGGCCTTCCTCCAGCTTCGACCCTCGAGCTCATGCCCTGCCAAGCGCGAGCTGCGGCAGACGCTGCGTGGCAGCCTGTCCCCGCACAAGATTCCCACCGAGTTCTACCGGGTGGAACAGTTGCCCCGGACCTCGAACGGAAAGCTGCAGCGTGCCCGCCTCGTGGAGGCGCTGCAGCCCGAGCAGCGCATCAACTGA
- a CDS encoding PAS domain-containing protein, whose protein sequence is MSSSQSDPQVQLDRQRLREREEQLRLAQEAGGIGVFSVDITTNIITVTPHFCRLYGLEPVDTLSALDIEACIVPEDRYIASTEESRVRGNARPAVEYRIRKADTGELRWISRRAEFVQDAQGRPVRLIGVVLDVTERRRADDALSEANERIQLALNAGAVLGTWVWDIPIDQIRGDERFARTFSIDPVRCAQGLPFSILIESIHAEDRARIEAQVVRAMKSGGPYRAEYRVRQIDGSYLWIEANGHCELTAEGKPLRFPGVLINIDERKKAELRQAALIEIGDRLRELGDTAAVAGAAMEVVGRLFGLLRAGFGTVATAHQHLVVERDWVRGPGTVSVAGTHPFTAYGAYFDELLRGETVIVSDAETDPRTATAAARLRSFGIRGMVNVPLMEHGRLVAVLFLHDLEPRHWTQDEIEFTRNVADRIWAASERIKAVMELRRANETLEQRVAQRTRERDRVWNVSQDLLLVADLEGRFLSVNPAWTEVLGWSAEELLGKTSAWMEHPDDHPKTRAEVARLAEGLRTLRFENSFRHKDGSYRLLAWTAVPVPEDGLLYAFARDVTEQRQVEEQLRQAQKMEAIGQLTGGVAHDFNNLLQIIGGNLQLLQRDLAGNERAARRAQTALGAVERGARLASHLLAFSRRQPLEPLVLNLGQLLSGMEELLRRALGEHIAVETVIAPDLWNTFVDPNQLENVILNLAINARDAMQSSGKLTLEVGNALLDAPTEPLPPEVKPGEYVLLSVSDTGSGMPPDVLKRAFEPFFTTKPAGRGTGLGLSMVYGFVKQSGGHIQISSAVGVGTTLKLYLPRAAQSEATTTELLTGPVEGGNETVLVVEDDAEVRTTVVEMLSELGYRVLKAVDAQSAMAIIQSGVSVDLLFTDVVMPGSMRSTEMVRQAKALLPDLEVLFTSGYTEDAIVHEGRLDPGVHLLSKPHRREELARKVRLLLNNRQQRLEARARHDAPAHAPVAEAERRLRVLLVEDDEEIRSAAHELLEMLGHDVVSVSSAEEARGALAAGTFEVLLTDVTLPGISGLELAREAMRKSAQLRIILASGHGRAVLEGGAERWEGVVVLPKPYALEAIRGALAEAVGSR, encoded by the coding sequence ATGAGCTCTTCCCAGTCCGATCCTCAGGTCCAGCTCGATCGGCAGCGCCTCCGTGAGCGCGAGGAGCAGCTACGCCTCGCCCAGGAAGCGGGCGGCATTGGCGTGTTCTCGGTGGACATCACCACCAACATCATCACCGTGACCCCGCACTTCTGCCGCCTGTATGGCCTCGAGCCCGTGGACACACTCTCCGCGCTCGACATCGAGGCGTGCATCGTTCCCGAGGACCGGTACATCGCCTCGACCGAGGAGTCACGGGTGCGCGGAAACGCGCGGCCCGCCGTCGAATATCGAATCCGCAAGGCCGACACGGGCGAGCTGCGGTGGATCTCCCGCCGCGCCGAGTTCGTCCAGGACGCCCAGGGAAGGCCGGTCCGGCTCATCGGCGTCGTGCTCGACGTGACCGAGCGTCGGCGCGCCGATGACGCGCTCAGCGAGGCCAACGAGCGCATCCAGCTGGCGCTCAACGCGGGCGCGGTGCTCGGCACCTGGGTCTGGGACATCCCCATCGACCAGATCCGAGGTGACGAGCGCTTCGCGAGGACCTTCTCGATCGATCCCGTCCGGTGCGCCCAGGGGCTGCCGTTCAGCATCCTCATCGAGTCGATCCACGCCGAGGACCGCGCGCGCATCGAGGCACAGGTGGTGCGGGCCATGAAGAGCGGAGGGCCCTACCGCGCCGAGTATCGCGTCCGGCAGATCGACGGCTCCTATTTATGGATCGAAGCGAACGGCCACTGCGAGCTCACCGCCGAGGGCAAGCCGCTGCGCTTTCCCGGCGTGCTCATCAACATCGACGAGCGCAAGAAGGCGGAGCTGCGCCAGGCCGCCCTCATCGAGATCGGCGACCGACTGCGCGAGCTGGGGGACACGGCCGCCGTCGCCGGTGCCGCCATGGAGGTGGTCGGGCGTCTCTTCGGCCTGCTGCGCGCCGGCTTCGGCACGGTCGCCACGGCCCACCAGCACCTCGTGGTCGAGCGGGACTGGGTCCGCGGCCCCGGCACGGTCAGCGTGGCGGGCACGCACCCCTTCACCGCATACGGCGCCTACTTCGATGAGCTCCTGCGCGGCGAGACGGTCATCGTCTCCGACGCCGAGACGGACCCGAGGACCGCTACCGCCGCCGCCCGGCTGCGCTCGTTCGGCATCCGCGGCATGGTCAACGTGCCGCTGATGGAGCACGGCCGGCTGGTCGCTGTCCTGTTCCTCCACGACCTGGAGCCCCGGCACTGGACCCAGGACGAGATTGAATTCACCCGCAACGTCGCCGACCGCATCTGGGCGGCCAGCGAGCGCATCAAGGCGGTGATGGAGCTGCGGCGAGCCAATGAGACGCTCGAGCAGCGCGTCGCGCAGCGCACGCGTGAGCGCGACCGCGTCTGGAACGTCTCCCAGGACCTGCTGCTGGTGGCGGACCTCGAGGGCCGCTTCCTCAGCGTCAACCCCGCGTGGACCGAAGTGCTCGGCTGGAGCGCGGAGGAGCTGCTGGGCAAGACCTCCGCCTGGATGGAGCACCCCGATGACCACCCGAAGACCCGGGCCGAGGTGGCGCGCCTGGCCGAGGGGCTCCGCACGCTGCGCTTCGAGAATTCCTTCCGGCACAAGGACGGCTCCTACCGCCTCCTGGCCTGGACGGCCGTCCCCGTCCCCGAGGATGGGCTGCTCTACGCCTTCGCGCGCGACGTCACCGAGCAACGTCAGGTCGAGGAGCAGCTGCGCCAGGCCCAGAAGATGGAGGCCATTGGCCAGCTCACCGGCGGCGTGGCGCACGACTTCAACAACCTGCTCCAGATCATCGGCGGCAACCTCCAGCTTTTGCAGCGCGACCTGGCCGGCAACGAGCGCGCCGCGCGCCGCGCGCAGACCGCCCTCGGAGCCGTCGAGCGCGGTGCCCGGCTCGCCTCCCACCTGCTCGCGTTCTCTCGCCGCCAGCCCCTCGAGCCCCTGGTCCTCAACCTGGGCCAGCTGCTGAGCGGGATGGAGGAGCTGCTGCGCCGCGCCCTGGGCGAGCACATCGCGGTGGAGACCGTCATCGCCCCGGATCTGTGGAACACGTTCGTCGACCCCAACCAGCTCGAGAACGTCATCCTCAACCTGGCCATCAACGCCCGAGACGCCATGCAGAGCAGCGGCAAGCTGACCCTCGAGGTCGGCAACGCCCTGCTCGATGCGCCCACCGAGCCGCTGCCCCCGGAGGTGAAGCCCGGCGAGTACGTGCTGCTGTCCGTCTCCGACACCGGCAGCGGCATGCCCCCCGACGTCCTGAAGCGGGCCTTCGAGCCGTTCTTCACCACCAAGCCCGCGGGCCGAGGCACGGGGCTGGGGCTGAGCATGGTGTATGGCTTCGTCAAGCAGAGCGGCGGCCATATCCAGATCTCCAGCGCGGTGGGAGTTGGCACGACGCTGAAGCTCTACCTGCCCCGCGCCGCCCAGAGCGAGGCGACGACCACCGAGCTGCTCACCGGCCCCGTCGAGGGAGGGAACGAGACCGTGCTGGTGGTGGAGGACGATGCCGAGGTGCGCACCACGGTGGTGGAGATGCTGAGCGAGCTGGGCTACCGCGTGCTCAAGGCCGTGGACGCCCAGAGCGCCATGGCCATCATCCAGAGCGGCGTCTCGGTGGACTTGCTGTTCACCGATGTGGTGATGCCGGGCTCCATGCGCAGCACCGAGATGGTGCGGCAGGCCAAGGCGCTGCTGCCCGATCTCGAGGTGCTCTTCACCTCGGGCTACACGGAGGACGCCATCGTTCACGAGGGGCGGTTGGATCCGGGCGTCCACCTGCTGAGCAAGCCCCACCGCCGCGAGGAGCTGGCGCGCAAGGTGCGCCTCCTGCTCAACAACCGCCAGCAGCGGCTGGAGGCCCGGGCACGGCACGACGCGCCCGCGCACGCGCCGGTGGCGGAAGCGGAGCGGCGGCTGCGCGTGCTGCTGGTGGAGGATGACGAGGAGATCCGCTCGGCGGCCCATGAGCTGCTGGAGATGCTCGGGCACGACGTGGTGTCGGTCTCGAGCGCGGAGGAGGCGCGAGGGGCGCTGGCGGCGGGCACCTTCGAGGTGCTGCTGACGGATGTGACGCTGCCGGGAATCTCGGGGCTGGAGCTGGCGCGAGAGGCCATGAGGAAGAGCGCTCAGCTGCGCATCATCCTCGCCTCGGGACATGGCCGCGCGGTGCTGGAAGGAGGCGCCGAGCGCTGGGAGGGCGTGGTGGTGCTGCCCAAGCCCTATGCCCTGGAGGCGATCCGCGGCGCCCTGGCGGAGGCGGTGGGCTCCCGCTGA
- a CDS encoding protein-tyrosine phosphatase family protein produces MKEPGWKLNLNWITPQLAVGGRFPVEAVEHMALQLGIRHVVDVRVEARDDEHVLREHGITFLHLPTVDLRAINEEMLEDGVRWVSEHLELGHKVYIHCEHGVGRSATLALCVLVAQGDSPLEALERAKTARWQVAPSPEQLEAFMQWSEGWRARHGVPWKVPAFKALSEIAYRHLRKPPKVEEE; encoded by the coding sequence ATGAAGGAGCCTGGATGGAAGCTGAACCTCAACTGGATAACGCCCCAGCTGGCGGTGGGAGGCCGCTTCCCCGTCGAAGCCGTGGAGCACATGGCGCTGCAGCTCGGCATTCGCCACGTGGTGGACGTGCGGGTGGAGGCGCGTGACGACGAGCATGTGCTGCGCGAGCACGGCATCACCTTCTTGCACCTGCCCACGGTGGACCTGCGGGCCATCAACGAGGAGATGCTGGAGGACGGGGTGCGGTGGGTGAGCGAGCACCTGGAGCTCGGCCACAAGGTCTACATCCACTGTGAGCACGGCGTGGGGCGCAGCGCGACGCTGGCGCTCTGCGTGCTGGTGGCCCAGGGGGACAGCCCGCTGGAGGCGCTGGAGCGCGCCAAGACCGCGCGGTGGCAGGTGGCTCCCAGCCCCGAGCAGCTCGAGGCCTTCATGCAGTGGTCAGAGGGGTGGCGGGCGCGGCACGGGGTACCCTGGAAGGTGCCCGCCTTCAAGGCGCTGTCGGAGATCGCCTACCGGCACCTGCGCAAGCCGCCGAAGGTCGAGGAGGAGTAA
- a CDS encoding metallophosphoesterase, translating to MAEFSQGVEHEQSDGVRMSQIPIGLFIRGLLAMLLAVGLIGGLHAYLGVRLVSAPHLGAPWTTLGWGALGLLFVSIPLGFVASRRKPTLLNQVLYWTSMLWLGAFGLLLTATLVADLVGVAWGLFGTAPEPQALARGKALGVVGVVVPALAFAFLTARGRARVERVRVPIAKLGPGLDGVRVVQISDVHIGPTLDRHFLRRVVEQVNALKPDIIAVTGDLVDGSVRTLREEVAPLSGLRAELGVYYVTGNHEYYHGGAAWAAEVARLGLTVLQNEHRVVERAQARLVVAGVTDHEGGRMDPAHACRPDVALASAPSGVPRLLLAHQPRTAFLARGLEVDLQLSGHTHGGQIFPFMFFVKLQQPVIRGLATIAGVRVYTSRGTGYWGPPLRLGPAPEITELTLVAG from the coding sequence ATGGCGGAGTTCTCCCAGGGCGTGGAGCACGAGCAGAGCGACGGCGTCAGGATGAGCCAGATCCCCATCGGCCTCTTCATCCGAGGGCTGCTGGCGATGCTCCTCGCGGTGGGGCTGATCGGCGGCCTGCACGCCTACCTCGGGGTGCGGCTGGTGTCCGCGCCCCACCTGGGCGCACCGTGGACGACGCTGGGCTGGGGCGCGCTGGGGCTGCTCTTCGTCTCCATTCCCCTGGGCTTCGTGGCCTCGCGCCGGAAGCCCACACTGCTCAACCAGGTGCTCTACTGGACGTCCATGCTGTGGCTGGGCGCCTTCGGGTTGCTGCTCACGGCCACGCTGGTGGCGGACCTCGTGGGCGTGGCCTGGGGGCTGTTCGGCACGGCGCCCGAGCCCCAGGCGCTCGCGCGGGGCAAGGCGCTGGGCGTGGTGGGGGTGGTGGTGCCGGCGCTCGCCTTCGCGTTCCTCACGGCGCGCGGCCGGGCCCGCGTGGAGCGGGTGCGGGTGCCCATCGCGAAGCTGGGCCCAGGCCTGGACGGCGTGCGCGTGGTGCAGATCTCCGATGTCCACATCGGCCCCACGCTGGACCGGCACTTCCTGCGGCGCGTGGTGGAGCAGGTGAACGCGCTGAAGCCGGACATCATCGCGGTGACGGGAGACCTGGTGGACGGCAGCGTGCGCACGCTGCGCGAGGAGGTGGCGCCGCTGTCCGGGCTGCGCGCCGAGCTCGGCGTCTACTACGTCACCGGCAACCACGAGTACTACCACGGGGGCGCCGCCTGGGCCGCCGAGGTGGCGCGGCTGGGGCTCACGGTGCTCCAGAACGAGCACCGCGTCGTCGAACGCGCGCAGGCGCGGCTCGTCGTGGCGGGCGTGACGGACCACGAGGGCGGGCGGATGGACCCGGCGCACGCGTGCCGGCCGGACGTGGCGCTGGCGAGCGCGCCCTCGGGAGTGCCACGCCTGCTGCTGGCGCACCAGCCCCGCACGGCCTTCCTGGCGCGGGGGCTGGAGGTGGACCTGCAGCTGTCCGGGCACACGCACGGCGGGCAGATCTTCCCCTTCATGTTCTTCGTGAAGCTCCAGCAGCCCGTCATCCGCGGGCTGGCGACGATCGCCGGGGTGCGCGTGTACACCAGCCGGGGCACTGGCTACTGGGGGCCGCCGCTGCGGCTGGGGCCCGCGCCCGAAATCACCGAGCTGACGCTGGTCGCGGGGTGA
- a CDS encoding TIGR00266 family protein: MTRMHEVDFQIHGDDMQFVEVELDPNEAAVGEAGAMMYMEDGIEMETLFGDGSEKKGGFFGSLLGAGKRLLTGESLFTTVFLNRGSGKRKVAFAAPYPGRIIPVDLGKMGGELIAQKDSFLAAAKGVSLGIAFQKKLGAGLFGGEGFIMQRLQGDGLAFIHAGGTLHERTLAAGEVLRVDTGCIVAFQPSVDYDIQMVGGIKTAFFGGEGLFFATLRGPGTVWLQSLPLSRLAGRILAAAGPGGSRDEGSVLGGAGLGGLLGDNE; the protein is encoded by the coding sequence ATGACGCGGATGCACGAGGTGGACTTCCAGATTCACGGGGACGACATGCAGTTCGTCGAGGTGGAGCTGGATCCGAACGAGGCCGCCGTCGGCGAGGCCGGCGCGATGATGTACATGGAGGACGGCATCGAGATGGAGACCCTCTTCGGTGACGGCTCCGAGAAGAAGGGCGGCTTCTTCGGCTCGCTGCTGGGCGCCGGCAAGCGGCTGCTGACGGGCGAGTCGCTCTTCACCACGGTGTTCCTCAACCGGGGCAGCGGCAAGCGCAAGGTGGCCTTCGCGGCGCCGTACCCGGGGCGCATCATCCCCGTGGACCTGGGGAAGATGGGCGGCGAGCTCATCGCGCAGAAGGACAGCTTCCTGGCGGCGGCCAAGGGCGTGTCGCTGGGCATCGCCTTCCAGAAGAAGCTGGGCGCGGGCCTGTTCGGCGGCGAGGGCTTCATCATGCAGCGGCTGCAGGGAGACGGGCTGGCCTTCATCCACGCGGGCGGCACGCTGCACGAGCGCACGCTGGCCGCGGGCGAGGTGCTGCGGGTGGACACGGGCTGCATCGTCGCGTTCCAGCCGAGCGTGGATTACGACATCCAAATGGTGGGCGGCATCAAGACGGCCTTCTTCGGCGGCGAGGGGCTCTTCTTCGCCACGCTGCGCGGGCCGGGCACGGTGTGGCTCCAGTCCCTGCCGCTCAGCCGGCTGGCGGGCCGCATCCTGGCGGCGGCGGGACCAGGCGGGTCTCGCGACGAGGGCAGCGTCCTGGGCGGAGCGGGCCTGGGAGGCCTGCTGGGAGACAACGAGTAG